Proteins encoded in a region of the Nicotiana tomentosiformis chromosome 9, ASM39032v3, whole genome shotgun sequence genome:
- the LOC138898976 gene encoding uncharacterized protein encodes MAKSSMGETPFSLVYGAEALIPMEVGEPTMRYFQKDEEANNEALLVRLDLLDEHRDLAHIRMVSQKQGMEIYYNRRANFYYFKVGDFVLRKVTENTRELKAGKLGPMWEGPYRVTIVVGKVSY; translated from the coding sequence ATGGCCAAGTCAAGCATGGGAGAGACACCTTTCTCTCTTGTATACGGAGCAGAAGCCCTGATCCCGATGGAAGTGGGAGAACCTACCATGAGATACTTTCAGAAGGACGAAGAAGCAAACAACGAAGCATTGTTGGTCAGATTGGATCTGCTCGATGAACATAGGGACTTGGCACATATAAGGATGGTGTCCCAGAAACAAGGAATGGAAatatactacaatcgaagagccaatttttattatttcaaagtaggagactttgttttaaggaaagtaactgaAAACACAAGAGAGCTCAAAGCGGGAAAGTTGGGTCCaatgtgggaaggcccctaccgagtTACAATTGTCGTGGGGAAAGTATCATACTaa
- the LOC138898977 gene encoding uncharacterized protein, with translation MYQQPSNPPLYPSHGSSSSNNVMGCIDNIFKQMMEKNADSDAQLASHNTSIHNLEVQMGQISQALNNHPKGALPSDTMVNPKGDNNTGHAMAVITRSGRGWNAPTSSEKQLVDDDQTQEEVNPSREHIIDIPEQVVQNEKAPLSKPTPLYPQRLSNQNGERQFKKFIQMMNSLSINVPLVDVLEQIPDYAKFMKDLVTKKRSINFETIKVTHQVSAIFHFMAPKLEDPGASGGLFYSRL, from the exons aTGTATCAACAACCTAGCAACCCACCTCTTTATCCTTcacatggttcaagttcttcaaacaatgtgATGGGATGCATTGATAATAtttttaagcaaatgatggaaaagaatgccgattcggatgcccaacttgcctcacataaCACATCAATCCATAATcttgaagttcaaatggggcaaatatCTCAAGCTCTTAATAATCATCCTAAGggtgcactaccaagtgatacgatggtgaacccaaagggtgataacaatacggggcatgctatggcggttatcacaagaagtggaagaggctggaatgcacccacctcaagtgaaaAGCAGCTTGTGGATGATGACCAA actcaagaggaggtgaacccgtctagggagcacatcATTGACATACCGGAGCAGGTAGTGCAAAATGAAAAGGCACCATTGTCCAAGCCTACACCTCTCTATCCTCAAAGACTTTCCAATCAAAATGGTGAGAgacaattcaagaagttcattcaaatgatgaacagtctgtctattaatgtgccattggtagaTGTTTTGGAACAAATACCcgattatgcaaagtttatgaaagatcttgtcACCAAGAAGCGgtcaataaattttgaaactatcaaggtcactcatcaagtgagtgcaatatTTCATTtcatggctcctaagttggaggatcctggTGCATCCGGCGGACTTTtttattctagattgtga